The following proteins come from a genomic window of Heptranchias perlo isolate sHepPer1 chromosome 14, sHepPer1.hap1, whole genome shotgun sequence:
- the kiaa1191 gene encoding putative monooxygenase p33MONOX, with translation MASNEHNVAAIEHSSSLLGKMSLPIGMHRRAFSYDDALEDLTPMTPPPSDMGSNILWKQPVISERKYQQLSMVEDGENGVPSSIIAQSAERLSKVNVVKAKATSVIMNSLMTKQTQESIQRFEKQAGLTDAGYQPHKGLIAEEASYHRVGEALQKQKFKVQCGDLNKEDKQISSSAQSTPCGTPQASPMQSRRSLFGQGASSDLSSKSLEGDSTTFVNEVTATEKWRPFMPTQNYRATEPGGFAVQNYKGVQKPSPMDIMRTRGTAAKMAEDHANLKPPKMELSLLEGHKKRPVRTHHVEPRDLNAFAPTGF, from the exons ATGGCTTCAAATGAACATAACGTTGCTG CCATCGAACATTCTTCGAGCTTATTAGGAAAGATGTCCCTACCAATAGGGATGCACCGTAGGGCGTTCAGTTATGATGATGCCTTGGAAGATTTAACGCCAATGACTCCTCCACCTTCTGATATGGGAAGCAATATATTGTGGAAACAACCCGTTATCTCAGAGCGGAAATACCAGCAATTGTCTATG GTGGAAGATGGAGAAAATGGTGTTCCGTCTTCAATTATAGCTCAATCAGCAGAAAGACTGAGCAAAGTCAATGTGGTGAAAGCTAAAGCAACTTCTGTCATTATGAACTCGCTTATGACAA AGCAGACGCAGGAAAGCATACAGCGGTTTGAGAAGCAGGCTGGTCTGACAGATGCTGGTTACCAACCACACAAGGGTCTAATTGCAGAAGAAGCCAGttatcaccgtgtgggggaagcaTTACAG AAACAGAAGTTCAAAGTACAGTGTGGGGATCTAAATAAAGAAGATAAGCAGATATCCTCATCAGCCCAGTCAACTCCGTGTGGTACTCCACAGGCCTCACCAATGCAAAGTCGCAG ATCTTTGTTTGGCCAGGGAGCATCTTCTGATTTGAGCAGTAAAAGTCTGGAAGGAGATTCCACTACATTTGTTAATGAAGTAACTGCaactgaaaaatggaggcctttcATGCCTACACAGAATTACAGAGCAACTGAACCAG GTGGTTTTGCTGTTCAGAATTACAAAGGTGTGCAAAAACCCTCGCCTATGGACATCATGCGTACTCGGGGCACTGCTGCTAAGATGGCAGAAGATCATGCAAACTTGAAACCACCCAAGATGGAGCTATCTTTGCTGGAAGGACACAAAAAGCGTCCTGTTCGCACTCACCATGTCGAGCCCAGAGATCTAAATGCTTTTGCTCCTACAGGATTTTAA